CGTCTGCCACTCGGGATGCCGTACGAGGCTCCGCATCGCACGTGCGAGGGGCGGATGCCGCAGCCCGGCCTCTTCGATGAGCGGACCTGCGAGCACCTCGTCGGTCGTGCCGGAGCCGACCACACGGCCGTCCCGCATCACGGCGACCCGGGTCGCGTAGTCGGCCACGAGCTGCAGGTCGTGCGTGACGACGAGCACCGTCGTGCCCTCGCCGTTCAGCGTGCGGAGCAGGTCGAGGAGCTCGGTCGCGCGGGCCCGGTCCTGGCCGAACGTGGGCTCGTCGAGGGCGAGCACCGGGGCTCCGGCGACGAGGGCCGTGCCGACCGAGAGTCGCCGCTTCTGCCCGCCCGACAGGAGGAACGGATGCCGGCCGGCGTGCTCGACGAGATCGAAGCGCCGCAGCATCCGCTCGACCTCATCGTGTCGTTCCGCCTCGGGAACGCCCTGGAACCGGAGGCCGGTGTCGAGCTCGCCGGCGACGGTGTCGGCCACGAACTGGTGCTCGGGATTCTGGAACACGAAGCCGATGCGCTGTGCGCGGTCGCGCGCGTCGGCCCGCTGCGGGTCCATGCCGAGCACGTCGACGAGCCCGCCCGCGCGGGGCGCCACGCCCGCGATCGCCTGCAACAGGGTGGTCTTGCCGGCGCCGTTCGTGCCGACGATGGCGAGGAAGTCGCCGGATGCCACGTCGAGGTCGACCCCCTGCACCACGACCGGGCCGCGGCGGCCGCCCCGACGCACCGACACGTCGCGCACCGTGATGGCGGGTGCGGCAGAGGGTGCGAGCGCGGTCGCGGGCGTCCTGACGGGTGCGGGCAAGACGTCGATCGCCTCGAGCGCGCCGGCGAGCTCGGACGGCGTGAGCGGAAGCGGATCGATCGCCACTCCCGCCGACCGCAGGCGCATCGCCGCGAGGGTCGACACGGGCAGCCACACGCCGAGTTCGAGCAGCTCGCCCGCCCGGCCCCGCAGCACGTCGCGCACGGGTCCGTCGATGACGAGGCGGCCCGCCGCGTCGAGCACGACCACGCGGTCGACGAGGTCGACGGCCGCGTCGAGGTTGTGCTCGATGAGCACGATGGCGTGGTCGCGGTCGTCGGCCAGCTCGCGAAGCACCGCGTACACCTCGTCGATGCCAGCCGGGTCGAGGTTCGCGGTCGGCTCGTCGAGCACGAGCACCGGCGAGGCGAGGGCGAGGGCGCACGCGATCGCGAGTCGCTGTCGGCCGCCGCCCGACAGCACGTCGGGGTTGTCGCGCCTGCGGTCCCACAGCCCGACGAGCTTCAGGGCGCGCTCGGCACGCTCGAGCACCTCGGCCGCGGGAACCAGCCGGTTCTCGGGGCCGAATGCGACCTCGTCGAGGAGCGTGCCCGTCACCACCTGGGCGTCGGGATCCTGGAAGACCATGGCGACGTGCTCGCTGAGCTCCGCCACGGTGCGCTCCCGCGTGTCGGCGCCGGCGACCCGCACCGACCCCTCGAGCTCGGCCGCCACGGCGTGCGGCACGAGCCCGTCGAGCGCGAGGGCGAGCGTCGACTTGCCGCATCCCGACGGCCCGAGCACGAGCACGACCTCGCCGGCCCGGATGTCGAGTGACACGCCGTCGGGCGTCGCGCGGGCGGTGCCCTCGTGCCGGATGCGCACGGCATCGAGCTCGAGCAGCGGGGCGGTCATGGGGCGGCTCCCGGTTCGGAGCCGGCGGGGGCCGGCGGAGCGGAGACATCGCCGACGATGCCGGCTTAGGACAGCCTAACTTGCCGCACCGGCGGTCGATCGGCGGCCGGCGAGCGCACCGACCCGTGGGACGTCAGCCGACCCGCGAGCCCGCAGTCCTCGCCGACGCCGCCTCGAGTTCCGCGGAGATCATCCCGAACGTGTCCATGTCCCGGATGCGGCGGGCGAGTGTCCGCGCCCGCTCGCGGTATCCGGGGTCGCCGAGCACGCGCTCCACTGCCCCCCGGACGTCGGCGGCGGGCGGCGTCCCGGTCTTCAGGTTCACGCCGACGCCGGCCCACTCGACGCGCGTCGAGACCTCGGGCTTGTCCTCGGTGTCGCCGGCGGCGACGATCGGCACGCCGTGGCTCAGGGCGTACTGGGTGCCGCCGAACCCGGCGTTCGTCACGAACACGTCGACCTTCGGCATGAGCAGGTCGTAGGGCAGGAACTCGGCGGCGCGCGCGTTCGACGGCAGCGGGCCGACCTCCTCGACCGGCCGCCCGCCGGTGGCGACGACGACGAGCACGTCGCCGCCGTCGAGCGCGTCGAGCGTGGGGCGCACGAGGCGGCCGAAGTCGGCGTTGTCGATGGTGCCCTGGGTCACGTGCACGACCGGTCGATCGCCGTCGAGCTCGTCCCACCACGCGGGAAGGGCGCCTGCCACGGGCGCCGGCGGCAGCACCGTGCCGACGAAGCGCAGGTTCGGCGACAGGTCGCTGCGCGGATACTCGAACTCCGCGGGCGAGAGCTGCAGGAACCGGTCGAACCGGCGCGAGAAGTCGAGCACGAACGCGTCGAGGTCGGGCCGGCCGAGCGAGCGCATGGTCTCGTTCGCGAGCCGCTGCGTGGCCCGGAACAGCACGCGCTGCACGAGCACGTTCAGCACGCGGTTGCGGAGCCGCCCGACACGCCCGGGCATCGGCGCGAGCCCGAGCCCGTAGGGCGCGACATCCGGGCTCGACTGGCTGAGCGGCACCACCCCGACGGCCAGCACGGGCGGGCGGGTCGCCGGGTCGTCGAGGAGCAGCGGCAGGATGCCCGCGAACGCGGCGTCGACGAGGATCGCGTCGGGAGCGACCTCCGTCAGGGCGGCCTCGACCCCCCGGAACTGGTCGGGCACCGTCTTCACGAAGATGGTCTGCACGTCGTACTGGAGCTTGCCGATGCCGCGGTGGCGGTCCCGGTCGGGCAGGTGCTCGGCCATGCGGCGGTCGTCGAGGTCGGCGATGCCGCCCAGGGCGCGGTGGGCTGCGCCGGTCGCGACGACCGCGTCGTGGAACCGGGAGCCGGTGAGCATGGTGACGTCGTGACCGCGCGAGACGAGGTCGCGGGCGATGGCGAGCAGGGGCGCGACGTGACCCTGGATGGGGCTCGCGCACAGCAGGTAGGTGGACATGTGCAGCGAAGCTACGAGCGTCCGGATGCCGCGGCAAGCGATTCGGGCGCCGTTCGGTGCTGTCCCGGGCGAAGTTCAGGGCTGGCACCGAGCGGATTCGCAGCAGACGGTAGGTTTTGGAGCGCAGGCTCGGGAATGCCCCGATCAGCCCAGAGGTTGTATCAATGTCCGGACGTGGAGCCACCACGTCGGAAGGAGGAGAACGTGGGCATCAGTTACGTCGAGTTCGAAGACGAAGCCGGAGTCCTGCGTCGCTACCGCAAGCACGCGAACGGGCGGGGCCTCGTGGCCACGACCGCGAAGGTGGACGCGACGGCATTCGTCGACCCGACCGCCTACGTCGACCCCGGTGCCGAGGTGCAGCGCGGAGCCCAGATCGGGCACGGCGCCTGGATCGACCGCGACGCCATCGTGGCGGAGCGCGCCGTGGTGGGCGTCAACGTGCACGTGGGCCGTCGCGCCGTGGTCGGCCGCAACGCCGTCATCGGTCCGTACGCCAGCGTCGGCGACGACGCGCGCGTGCAGAACGGCGCACGGGTCCCCCGTGAGATGACGGTCGCCGAGGGCGACGAGTTCCGGGCGACGGGCGACGACCTGCGCCGGCTCGGCCTCGCGGCCTGACGGCGTCGGTACGGCACGCGGAACCGCAGCAGATAGACGGATGCCCCGGGCGAGCGCCCGGGGCATACTCATGTCCGCGCGGCGTCAGCCGAGCAGTTCGCCCGCCAGCAGCTCGAGCGTCTGCTCGCGGCCGGGTGCGGCATCCGTCGGCTCGGACTCGTGCGAGCCCGCGATCGGGGCGACCATGACCTCGTCGATGCCGTGCCGCGCGGCGAGGCGCCGCAGCTCGGAGGCGGCGCCAGCGGCATCCGCGATGATCCACCGCCGCTCCATCGCGGCGATGAGCTCGTCGCCGATGGAGTCCGCGGGGGCCGCAGCCGCCTCCTCGATCGTCTCGAGCGGACGCATCGGACGGTTGGTGCGCAGGCGCGCCATCGACCGCAGCTGCGGCAGGGCGCGAGCCCGCGCCTCCTCGACGGTGGGCGCGACGGAGGCGTTCACGGTCAGGAACGTCTCGGGCGAGGGATGGGCCTCGCTCGGCTGGTACTCGGTGCGGTAGAGCTCCAGCGCACGCTCGAGCCCCTCGCCCGAGAAGTGGTTCGCGAACACGTAGGGCAGGCCGAGTGACGCGGCGAGCTTCGCCGAGTAGTCGCTCGAGCCGAGCAGCCACAACGTCGGCACGTCGGCGGCCGCGGGCGTCGCGGTGATCGCGTACTCGCGCCCGCTCGTCAGGCGCAGCGACGCGCCGTCGGGGGAGAGCAGGCTCAGGATGTCGGCGATGTGATCGGGGAACCGGTCGACGTCGGCGGTCGGCCCCGAGATGCGCAGCAGCTGCGTGATCACGGGGTCGCTGCCCGGCGCGCGGCCGATGCCGAGATCGATGCGCCCGGGCGCGAGCGCCTCGAGCGCGGCGAACTGCTCGGCCACGACGAGCGGTGCGTGGTTCGGCAGCATGACGCCGCCAGACCCCACGCGAATGCGCTCGGTGCGCGCCGCGGTCGCCGCGATCAGCACCGGGGGCGTCGTCGAGGCGACGGCCGGCATGTTGTGGTGCTCGGCGAACCAGTATCGGGTGTAGCCGGTGCGGTCGGCGAGCTGCGCCAGGCGCACGGATGCCGCGACGGCGCCCGCGCTCGTCTGGCCGCTGCGCACCGGAACGAGGTCGAGCACGGAGAGTCGGAGCGTGTCAGTCATCGCTGGTGCCAACGGAGGGCGGGGGCGCGCTATTCCGTGTTCCGGGAGAACCCTGAGGTGCTCGGAGGGCGACCCCTGACGTGCGCGACATCCGCTCGCCCTGGAATGGAGCGTGCGTTCGTGCGAGCCGCCGGGATCCCCCGCGGCCGCCCGCCCTCTGGAGGGGCCGCCCTCCCGAGCGAGGAGCAGGGCCCGCGACCGCGCCACCTCGAAAGGAAGCATCCGTGAACACCCCTGTGCCCGCCGCAACTGTGACCCGCGCCGACCACGACGAGATCACCACCTTCTCGCTGCAGGAGGGCCTCGCCCTCCTGGACGACCGGATCGCCGGGCGCGTGTACCTGCCCGGCGACCCCGACTGGGACGACGCCCGCCGCGCCTGGAACCTCGCCGTCGACCAGCGGCCGCTCGCCGTCGTGGTGGCGCGTTCCGTCGACGACCTCGCCGAGACCGTGCGCGCGGCGGCACGGCTCGGGCTCGCCGTGGCCCCGCAGGCGACCGGCCACAACGCCGGACCGCTCACCGCAGGCGACGGCCTCGCCGATGCGCTGCTGCTGCGCACCTCGGAGCTGCGCGGCGTGCTGGTCGACCCCGACCTGCGCGTCGCGCGCGTCGAGCCCGGCGCGCTCTGGAGCGACGTGGTCGCGGCGGCGACGCCGCACGGGCTGGCCGCGCTCGCCGGATCGTCGCACGACGTCGGCGTGGTGGGCTACACGCTCGGCGGCGGGCTGAGCTGGCTCGGCCGATCGCACGGCCTCGCCGCGAACTCGGTGCTCGCCGTCGAACTCGTCACCGCCGACGGCATGCTCCGGCGGGTCGACGCGGAGCATGACCCCGAGCTGTTCTGGGCGGTGCGCGGCGGTGGCGGCGACTTCGGAGTGGTCACCGCACTCGAGTTCCGCCTCTACCCGATCGCCGAGGTCGTGGCCGGCACCCTCTTCTTCCCACTCGAGCGGGCCGAGGAGGTGCTGCAGGCCTGGGCCGCGTGGACCACGACCGTGCCGCGCAGCGTCACCTCCGTGGGCCGGGTGCTCCGCTTCCCGCCGATGCCCGACCTGCCGCCGTTCCTGTCGGGCCGGTCGTTCGTGGTGGTCGAGGCGGCCATCCAGGAGACACCCGAGCGCGCCGAGGAACTGCTCGCCCCGCTCCGCGCACTGGGGGCCGAGATCGACACGGTGCACCGGCAGCCCGTCGCCGAGCTCCTCCAGCTGCACATGGACCCGCCCGGCCCGATGCCCGGCGGCGGCGACGGCATGCTGCTCGCCGACCTGCCGCCCGCGTCGGTGCGCGCGTTCCTCGCGGCGGTCGGGCCCGGAGCCGACACCGCCCTGTTGTCGGCCGAGATCCGTCATGTCGGCGGCGCCCTCGCGCCCGCGGCCGCAGCCGCATCGGCCGCCGAGCAGCGCACCCCGGCCCCCGGCGCCGTGGCGGGCTTCGACGCCGAGTACCTCCTCTTCGCCGTCGGGATCGCCGCGCCGGGCTCGGAGCAGGCGCTCGCCGCATCCCTCGGCCGTCTCCTCTCCCGGATGGAGCCGTGGCGGGCGCCGGTCGACTACGCGAACTTCGCTGAGCACGCCCGCCCGGCTGAACGGCTCTTCGGGGACCGCGTGCAGCGACTGCGCGCCGTGAAGGACGCGGTGGATCCCTCGCGGCTCATCCGTTCCAACCATCCCGTGCATCGCTGATCCGGTCCCGGGTCTGCACGGGGACTGTCGCTCGTGCCCCGCCCTTCATAGGCTGGGGTGCGAGCGACGTCGCTGTCGCGACACCTGGGGAGGAACGCATGACGGTCCACTACGAACTGCCCACGACCGCCGATTTCGCCGCGCTGGCGGGACCGCATCATCCGGCCATCACCGTCTACGCCTCGACGTCACCGGTCGTCAGCGAACGGGAGCGCGCCGAGGTCGCAGTGAAGAGCGCCTTCGACGAGGCCATCGAGCAGGTGAAGGCGTCGGGCGCGTCGACCGCCGAGCTCGAGGCGCTGCGTCGTGCCCGCGACGGGATCATCGCGGACCAGGAGCTCTGGGCCGGACTCGCCAGGTCGCTGGCCATCTTCGTGGCGCCCGACTTCACCGAGGTGTTCGTGCTGCCCAACCAGCTCGACGACGCGCTGCACGTCGGCTCGCACTTCACGCTCGGGCAGCTGCTGCGCGCACCGAGCCAGGACCAGGAGGCGTACGCCGTGGCCGTGTCGGCCAACGAGTGGGCGCTCTGGCACGCCACTCCCACCGACCGGGCCGCGCAGATGCCGACCGACCCGACGCTGCCCAAGAATGCCGACGAGGCGGCGAACCGCGAGGCCGGCGATGCCGGCACGCGTCGAGTGGGCGGTCACGGCGACCGCGGCGCCAGCGAGGACGACCGCCGCGCGTCGACCCTCGACATCTACGCCAAGCGCGTCGCCGACGCCGTCAAGCAGGAACTCCAGCTGCACGACCCGGGCGATCGGGTTCCGCTGTTCGTGTTCGCCGCCGAGCCCACCCTCAGCCAGTTCATCGAACGCGCACGCAACCACCGCCGGGTCGTCCCGGTGCCGGGCGCGCCCGACCGACTCGGCGCCGCCGAGATCGACGAGGCCGTGCGGCACCAGTTGGCCGCCCTGAACATCAGCGAGGCCGAGACGGCCCTGCACGGGCTCGCCGAGGGCAGCGCGGGCCGAGTCGAGCGCGACCTCGCGGCGATCGGGCGCCTCGCCGCCGACGGCGCCGTCGAGACGCTGTGGTTCGACTTCACCACCTCGGTCAACGGCACGCTCGACCAGGAGTCGGGTGCCATCGAGTTCGCCACCGGCAACGGCGAGGGCGACGCGCTGCACGACGGCACGCACGCCGGTGACCTGCTCCCCCAGCTGGCGCTCCTCGTCATCGCGAAGGGCGGCAAGGTGGTCACCGTGCGCAGCGACGACCTCGACGGCAACGTGTGGTCGGGTCCGGCGATGGCCGAACTGCGGTTCGCGCTGGCCTAGCGGGCGGCTGCGACCGCGGCATCCGCTCGACGTCGCGCGCCGCCGCCGGACTGCTGGGGAGGTGCTGACGCGGGCACCACGGGAAGGGTGAAGCCCTCACGCCAGCGGAAGCGGATCCGAACCTCCTGTGCGTGCGAGTCCTCGACCATCACCTCCACGTCCGTGTCGGTGACGACGCGGGGCCCGCGGGTCGAGGGCTCCTCCCGGAGCTCCAGCCAGAGGCTCTCGGGGTGCGGCACCACGCCCGGGTTGGCGGCCACGAGGCGCAGCTCCCAGCCGCTCGAGGGGCACAGGCCGCTCCCCGTCACCCGGATGAGGCGGCCCTCGGAGGTCTCGATGGCGATGGCCTCGAAGTCGTCCGCAGAGAAATCGCAGTGGTTCGACGCAGTCATGGGAGCGACGTTAGGCCGCGCCGCGCTCGTCGGCGTCAGGGCTGACGCTGAGATCCGGATGCCGCGGGCGGCGGCGCGCGGCATCCGCTCGGGTCCGCTCACCACACCCGCCAGCGGTTGGCAAGCGCCTTCCTCGGAGGGCGCGTCGCCCTAGGCTGGTCCGCATGCGATTCGGAATGTTCGTTCCCCAGGGTTGGCGTCACGATCTCGTCGGCATCGAGCCGGCCGAGCACTGGGAGGCCATGCGCGGCCTCGCGGAGTTCGCCGATGCCGGCCCCTGGGAGTCGATCTGGGTGTACGACCACTTCCACACGGTGCCCGTGCCGAGCGACACCGAGGCGACCCACGAGGCGTGGACGCTGATGTCCGCCTACGCGGCCACCACTTCGCGCGTGCGGCTCGGCCAGATGTGCACCTGCATGAGCTACCGCAACCCCGCCTACCTCGCGAAGGTGGCCGCGACGGTCGACGTCATCTCGGGCGGACGCGTCGAGATGGGCATCGGCGGCGGCTGGTACGAGCACGAGTGGCGCGCATACGGCTACGGCTTCCCGCCCGTGCCCGAGCGCCTCGCACGGCTCCGCGAGGGCGTCGACATCATGCACCAGGCGTGGACCACGGGCACGGCGACGCTCGACGGCGAGCACTACCAGGTCGACGGCGCGATCGTGCGGCCGCTGCCGCTGCAGGAGGGCGGCATCCCGATCTGGGTCGCGGGCGCCGGTGAGAAGGTGACGCTGAAGATCGCGGCGAAGTACGCGTCGTACACGAACTTCGCCGGAAGCCCCGAGGAGTTCACCCACAAGAGCGAGGTGCTCCGCGGGCACTGCGAACGGCTCGGCACGGATTTCGACGCGATCACGCGGTCGTCGAATTTCAACACCGTCGTCGGCGTCGACGAGGCGGACGTGGAGCGGCGCCTCGCCGCGATCGAGGCCCGGGTCGCACCGTTCCTCGGCCCGCAGAAGACCGCCGACTACCTCGCGGACTTCCGCAGCCCGAACGCGGCCGTGGGTACGCCCGCGCAGGTGATCGCGAAGCTCGAGGAGCGTCGCGAGCTCGGGCTCGGGTACGTCATCTCGTACTTCCCCGAGGCGGCCTACGACCGCTCGGGGCTCGAGCTGTGGGCGTCGGAGGTCATCCCCGCGCTGCAGTAGCGCGGGGACGACCTCGACACGACGGCCGGGCTAGGCCGCGATGGCCTCGTCGAGCTTCTCGGAGAGCTCGGCGTCGGTCGGCTCGGTGAAGTGCGTGCCGTCGGGGAAGACCACGACGGGGATCTGGGTGCGGCCGCTGATGGCCTTCGCGCGGTCAGCGCCGTCGATGACGACCTCGAGGTCGACGTAGTCGTACTCGACGCCGCGCCGGTCGAGCAGTGCCTTCGAGCGGCGGCAGTCGATGCACCACTCGGCGCCGTACATCGTGATGCGGGCAGGGTTCAGGTCGGGATTCGCAGGGGAGGTCATACCGAGAACCTACGCATCGCGCCTGTGCGGTATTCCCAGCTTCGCTTCCGGGTGCGCCGGTGCCGGTGGCAGACTCGGCGCATGCGGTTCGAGACCACCATGCTCCTGACCGGCAACAACACCGGCATCGAGGTGCCGCCCGACGTGATCGAGGCGCTCGGCGCCGGGCGCAAGCCTGCGGTGACGGTGAGCGTCAACGGCTACGAGTACCGCAGCACGGTCGCGGTGATGGGCGGCCGGCACCTCATCCCGTTCAGCTCCGACAAGCGGGCCGCCACCGGCATCCAGGGCGGCGACCCGATCGTCGTCGACGTGGAGGTCGACACCGCACCGCGCACGGTCGAGGTGCCTGACGACCTCGCGGCGGCGCTCGAGGCGACACCGGGCGCTCGCGCGGCCTTCGACGCGCTCGCTCCGAGCGCCAGGAAGGCGCACGTCACCAATGTCGAGTCGGCGAAGGCCGCCGAGACCCGGCAGCGTCGCGTTGACGCGATCATCGCGAAGCTCGCCGGCTGAGGACCGGCGCGAGGCCGTGCCGACGCCGGCGAGTGCCTATGGGCTCGTGCTCGTGAGCACCGGTTCCTGCGGCGTCGCGAGGCCGGCAGGACGCGGCAGGTCCGCGTCCACCAGGCGCACGAACGCGCTCAACTGGGCGACGCCCTCGGGCGTGCGCGGCAGCGCGTCGAGCAGCCCGGGGGAGTACACCAGGTAGGCCGCCCACTTCGCGCGGGAGATGGCCACGTTCAGCCGGTTCTTCAGCAGCAGGAACTCGATGCCGCGTGGTGCCGCGGCGGCGGAAGACGCGGCGAGCGACACGATGGCCACCGCGGCCTCCTGGCCCTGGAACTTGTCGACCGTGCCGACGGGAACGTCGGGGTAGCCGGCGGCGTCGAGCTCGGCCCGTACGGCCGACAGCTGGGCGTTGTAGGGAGTGACGACGATGAGGTCGCGCTGCGCGAGCGGCCGGGCGGCTGCGGCCGCCACCGCATCGGAGGCGTCGACCCAGGGCCGCCCGATGAGCTCGCGGACGAGCCCGACGACCACCGCGGCCTCCTCGGGCGACTCGGTGGCGTTGCCCGCGTGCTCGACGGGCACAGCGGTGAGTCCGGGTGCCACGCCCTCGAGGGAGCGCATCGACGCGACGGCGTGCGAGTGCAACGCCCCGTCGTACGACAGGTGCGACACGGGATCGGAGACCGCGGGGTGCATGCGGCGGCTCTCGGCGAGGAAGTAGCCGAACTCGCCGGGCAGCACGTCGTGGCCGTCGGCGACCCACCCGAGCGCCGACTCGTCGACCGGCTCGGGGTGGTTGCCCTGGCTCACCTGCGGCAGCTGCTGCGGGTCGCCGAGCAGCAGCAGGTTGCGGGCGGCCACGCTCGACGCGATCGTCGCGGCCAACGAGAATTGGCCGGCCTCGTCGATGACGAGCAGGTCGAGCGAGCGGCGAGGTACGCGGTCGGCGTTGGCGAAGTCCCACGCGGTGCCGCCGATCACGAATCCGGATGCCGCGTGCGCGCCCGTGTACTCGGCCACGCCGTCTTTCGCGATGATCGTGTACTCGTGGTCGCCGGGCTGGTTGCGGTCCTTCGGCGCCTTGGCGACGAGGTCGGGCGCGAGGCCGGCACGCACGACGGCGTCGAGCACGTTCTCGACCACGGCGTGCGACTGCGCGACGACGCCGATGCGCCAGCCGTGCTGCGCGACGAGCCGGGCGATGGTGTGCGAGGCCACGTAGGTCTTGCCCGTGCCGGGAGGCCCCTGCACCGCCAGGTAGGAGTCGTCGAGCGAGCGCAGCGAGGCCACCGTCGCGGACACGTAGTCGTGCTCGGCGCCGAGCGGGGCGAGGCCGCCGATCTCAGGCCGGGTGCGCGGGGGCGTGCGCCGGAGGATGTCGATGCCCGGGTTCTTCGGCCACGCGAAGGGGTACAGGCTCGACAGCTCCTGCGCCCACTCGAGGATCGCATCCTTCTGCCGGCCGGCGGGCGGCGGGGTGCCGGGCACCACCGCCATGGGCAGCTCCGACCAGGTGACGCCGGCGACCGAGCGTTCCTCGACCACGAGGCCGTCGTCGAGCACCTCGAGCACGCGCACCGAGTTCGGCGTGCGGGAGCCGGGGCGGAGGCCCTGACGGGGGAATGGCGCCGGCGAGTCGTACAGCACGAACAGCTCGCCCCCCACGCCGAAGCGTGAGCCGGGCGCGATGCGCCCGCGGAGCCGCAGCTCGCGACGGTCGGTGCGGTGCTGGTCTTCGCGATACCAGCGCTGCGACACCTGCGACGCGGCCGGGTCGACGACGAGGACGTCACGGTGGTCCTCCCAGGCCTCGAGCGGCTGCTCGACGCGGAAGAAGTGCCCCCACCAGAAGGTCTTCGCCTCGCGGTCGTGGTAGTCGATCGCGGCGGCAGCCAGCGCGAGCGCGGTGTGATCGGGATCGCGGTCGGGATCGTCGGGCGGACCGGCGAGCCGCTGCAGCTCGACCGCGAGGGGCGAGGCGGCGTACACCTTGCCGGCCGCCTTCGCCGCCTCGACGAGGAGCGACTCGGGCACCGGCTCGACACCGGAGCGCCGGGCGATGGCGAGCAGCCAGTCGCGCAGGCGCAGCGTCGATACGCAGTCGTAGCGGTTGTAGTCGGCGAGATCGTCGAGCACGTGCT
This DNA window, taken from Agromyces sp. 3263, encodes the following:
- a CDS encoding TM0106 family RecB-like putative nuclease, with product MYVVDGTVVTSASDLKKASECEFAFLRELDVKLGRDTLFEPVADAMLERAGRMGDAHELRVLEAYREQLGDGVVEIERPDLRDPDAVAAAVTATRDAFAAGVPVVFQATFVDDGFIGFADFIVRQPDGRYLVQDSKLARRARVTALLQLAAYAEQLERLGVPCADTVELLLGDGTTSVHRLDDIEPVYRLRRARLGQIVDERLAADGPVEWGDPRYTLDGRCPTCDLEVQAHRDVLLVASLRVTQRVALFDVGITTIDALAASDGPVPGILDATLENLRIQARLQLEAEATAAMTDAAGGRSPDDPPLPPPVVVRDAASLAAIPEPDAGDLFFDFEGDPLYTEGAATDWGIDYLFGMVDTDERFTPIWAHSFAEERVALEQFLALVAARRAAHPNMHIYHYASYERTHLLTMAARHGVGEAAVDQLLADGVFVDLYPIVKRAVRVGSRSYSIKKLEPLYMGTELREAEVKSGGDSILEYVRARELLATGELDPATGLVGAEAAQHVLDDLADYNRYDCVSTLRLRDWLLAIARRSGVEPVPESLLVEAAKAAGKVYAASPLAVELQRLAGPPDDPDRDPDHTALALAAAAIDYHDREAKTFWWGHFFRVEQPLEAWEDHRDVLVVDPAASQVSQRWYREDQHRTDRRELRLRGRIAPGSRFGVGGELFVLYDSPAPFPRQGLRPGSRTPNSVRVLEVLDDGLVVEERSVAGVTWSELPMAVVPGTPPPAGRQKDAILEWAQELSSLYPFAWPKNPGIDILRRTPPRTRPEIGGLAPLGAEHDYVSATVASLRSLDDSYLAVQGPPGTGKTYVASHTIARLVAQHGWRIGVVAQSHAVVENVLDAVVRAGLAPDLVAKAPKDRNQPGDHEYTIIAKDGVAEYTGAHAASGFVIGGTAWDFANADRVPRRSLDLLVIDEAGQFSLAATIASSVAARNLLLLGDPQQLPQVSQGNHPEPVDESALGWVADGHDVLPGEFGYFLAESRRMHPAVSDPVSHLSYDGALHSHAVASMRSLEGVAPGLTAVPVEHAGNATESPEEAAVVVGLVRELIGRPWVDASDAVAAAAARPLAQRDLIVVTPYNAQLSAVRAELDAAGYPDVPVGTVDKFQGQEAAVAIVSLAASSAAAAPRGIEFLLLKNRLNVAISRAKWAAYLVYSPGLLDALPRTPEGVAQLSAFVRLVDADLPRPAGLATPQEPVLTSTSP